The Pyrus communis chromosome 2, drPyrComm1.1, whole genome shotgun sequence genome includes a window with the following:
- the LOC137722770 gene encoding transcription factor JUNGBRUNNEN 1-like, producing the protein MEEVDQKMMSASDSNNMIYKNQDANMLPGYRFHPTDEELVRFYLRRKVENKPIRLDLIKHVDIYKYDPWDLPKESGDKEWYFFCRRGRKYRNSIRPNRVTKSGFWKATGIDKPVYSVGDFHNCIGLKKSLVYYRGSAGKGTKTDWMMHEFRLPASSNNDTSIKNSTQEAEVWTLCRILKRDHTSCGKYTSNNWRMTTLNPKQSVAGSSSKTCSSESDATFGALAANDQSERSPLFNNVQTYEGNQFSLGWLSLNDDVNNPNSCMSFPNTPNEEMLTSNGNWDELRPMVDCVLNPSLLYSYM; encoded by the exons ATGGAGGAGGTCGATCAGAAGATGATGAGTGCTAGTGATTCAAATAACATGATTTATAAGAATCAAGATGCCAATATGCTTCCTGGGTATCGCTTTCACCCTACTGATGAAGAGCTGGTGAGGTTTTACCTTCGGAGGAAGGTGGAGAACAAACCTATTCGTCTTGACCTAATCAAGCATGTCGATATTTACAAATATGACCCTTGGGATCTTCCAA AAGAGAGTGGGGACAAGGAGTGGTACTTCTTTTGCAGAAGGGGAAGGAAATACAGAAATAGCATAAGACCTAATAGGGTTACAAAATCTGGGTTTTGGAAAGCTACTGGCATTGACAAGCCTGTATATTCGGTTGGAGACTTTCACAATTGCATTGGCTTGAAGAAATCCTTAGTCTACTACAGAGGAAGTGCTGGAAAAGGTACCAAAACTGATTGGATGATGCACGAGTTTCGTCTTCCAGCTAGTTCAAACAATGATACTTCTATCAAGAACAGTACTCAAGAAGCT GAAGTTTGGACACTTTGCCGGATTTTGAAGCGAGATCATACTTCGTGTGGAAAGTATACATCAAATAATTGGCGTATGACAACCTTGAATCCCAAGCAAAGTGTGGCTGGTTCAAGTTCTAAAACATGCAGTTCTGAGTCAGATGCAACTTTTGGTGCTTTGGCTGCTAACGATCAATCTGAGAGGAGTCCTCTATTCAATAATGTTCAAACGTATGAAGGGAACCAATTCTCCCTAGGCTGGCTGAGCTTAAATGACGACGTAAACAATCCAAACTCATGCATGAGCTTTCCGAATACTCCGAATGAAGAGATGTTAACATCGAATGGAAACTGGGATGAGCTCAGACCAATGGTTGACTGTGTTCTTAATCCATCACTGCTATACAGTTATATGTAG
- the LOC137724646 gene encoding protein ROOT HAIR DEFECTIVE 3 homolog 2-like — MDLEGSNSSERGEDDNTFEKRIALFALAVSDILLINMWYHDIGREHAASKPLLKTIFQVMMRLFSDPPKKTTLMFVVRDKPSKAPFVLLEKRLREDTEKMWNAVSKPQAHKNSPLTVFFNVQVVALSNYQEKEEKFKEEVAQLRQRFVNSISPGGLVGDKRSVVPASGFSLSAQEMWRVIKLNKDLDLPAHKVMVATLRCEEISTDIFKQLMENRGWLALQKAAETGPVPDFGRRVSSILYNYLSEYDKEVVYYDEGVRKMKRHMLESRALQCAQAVYNTMLGHLSSNAFERFKAGVTSLDPEKGFAASLRACILSSMHEFRQGCADAAVQHSNWSFSSIVEKLQRDVNAHALCVRSAKLSELKDKYEEQLVAWWRRHVGFNKKNSYA; from the exons GATGACAATACATTCGAGAAACGGATCGCCCTATTTGCGCTGGCAGTTTCAGACATTTTGCTCATAAATAT gTGGTACCATGATATCGGTCGGGAGCATGCTGCGAGCAAACCTTTACTAAAAACTATTTTTCAG GTTATGATGCGCTTATTCAGCGATCCCCCTAAGAAAACGACGCTAATGTTTGTTGTGCGTGACAAGCCATCAAAG GCCCCTTTTGTACTGCTGGAGAAGCGCTTAAGGGAAGACACAGAGAAG ATGTGGAATGCAGTTTCAAAGCCCCAAGCCCATAAAAATTCCCCGCTCACTGTGTTTTTTAATGT ACAAGTAGTTGCTTTGTCCAACTATCAAGAGAAGGAGGAGAAGTTCAAGGAGGAG GTTGCTCAACTGAGGCAGCGCTTTGTCAATTCTATTTCTCCAGGAGGCCTTGTTGGTGATAAAAGGAGCGTTGTCCCTGCCTCAGGATTTTCTCTTAGTGCACAGGAGATGTGGAGAGTAATCAAACTGAACAAGGACCTGGACCTTCCTGCTCACAAG GTTATGGTTGCCACTTTGCGGTGTGAAGAGATTTCCACCGATATATTCAAACAGTTGATGGAAAATAGA GGCTGGTTGGCATTGCAAAAAGCTGCTGAAACTGGTCCTGTACCAGATTTCGGTAGAAGGGTCAGCTCAATTCTATACAACTATCTTTCTGA ATATGACAAGGAGGTCGTGTACTATGACGAAGGTGTAAGGAAGATGAAACGACACATGTTGGAGTCGAGAGCATTGCAG TGTGCCCAGGCTGTGTACAATACCATGTTGGGACACTTAAGCTCTAATGCATTTGAAAGGTTTAAAGCGGGGGTAACGTCACTGGACCCAGAAAAAGGATTTGCTGCGTCTCTTCGTGCCTGTATTCTTTCTTCCATGCATGAATTTCGCCAAGGATGTGCTG ATGCTGCCGTACAACATAGTAATTGGAGTTTCTCAAGCATTGTAGAAAAGCTTCAACGTGATGTAAATGCACATGCATTATGTGTCCGTAGTGCAAAGTTGTCAGAATTGAAGGACAAATATGAG GAACAACTTGTTGCATGGTGGAGAAGACATGTGGGTTTCAATAAGAAGAATTCTTATGCTTGA